In Amycolatopsis sp. EV170708-02-1, the following are encoded in one genomic region:
- the murG gene encoding undecaprenyldiphospho-muramoylpentapeptide beta-N-acetylglucosaminyltransferase, with the protein MNNPVRGGASGEVAGKAPVVVVAGGGTAGHIEPALALADAVMRLRPDAKVIALGTERGLENKLVPARGYPLELIPPVPMPRKPTPELLKMPLKVRDAVKRTREVLDRVGADVVVGFGGYVALPAYLAARGRTPIVVHEANEKPGLANKVGARFAVRVAVAVPGTPLAKAEVIGIPLRRSITSLDRAALRAEAREHFGLDPDAPTLLVFGGSQGAVSINGAVSGAAKEFADAGVGVLHAHGPKNTLVVQEFPGRPAYVPVPYLERMDLAYAAADAVLCRSGAMTVAEVSAVGLPAVFVPLPYGNGEQAVNARPAVDAGAGLMVDDADLTPAKVAELVIPLVSDADRVAKMSAAAVGLGHREADETLAKIVLEAAGA; encoded by the coding sequence GTGAACAACCCCGTCAGAGGTGGCGCTTCAGGCGAGGTCGCCGGCAAAGCGCCGGTGGTCGTGGTCGCCGGCGGTGGGACCGCCGGGCATATCGAACCGGCACTCGCCCTCGCCGACGCGGTGATGCGCCTGCGTCCCGACGCGAAGGTGATCGCGCTCGGGACCGAGCGCGGGCTGGAGAACAAGCTCGTCCCGGCGCGGGGCTACCCGCTGGAGCTGATCCCGCCGGTGCCGATGCCGCGCAAGCCGACCCCCGAGCTGCTGAAGATGCCGCTGAAGGTCCGCGACGCGGTCAAGCGCACCCGTGAGGTCCTGGACCGGGTCGGCGCGGACGTCGTCGTCGGCTTCGGCGGCTACGTCGCGCTTCCGGCGTATCTCGCCGCGCGCGGCCGCACGCCGATCGTGGTGCACGAGGCCAACGAGAAGCCGGGCCTGGCGAACAAGGTCGGCGCGCGGTTCGCCGTCCGCGTCGCCGTCGCGGTCCCGGGGACGCCACTGGCGAAGGCCGAGGTCATCGGCATCCCGCTGCGCCGCTCCATCACCTCACTCGACAGGGCCGCGCTGCGCGCCGAAGCCCGCGAGCACTTCGGGCTCGACCCCGACGCCCCGACCCTGCTGGTCTTCGGCGGCTCGCAGGGCGCGGTGTCGATCAACGGCGCAGTCTCCGGCGCGGCCAAGGAGTTCGCGGACGCCGGCGTCGGCGTCCTGCACGCCCACGGACCGAAGAACACGCTGGTCGTCCAGGAGTTCCCCGGACGGCCCGCGTACGTCCCGGTGCCGTACCTGGAGCGCATGGACCTCGCGTACGCCGCCGCCGACGCGGTGCTGTGCCGCTCCGGCGCGATGACCGTCGCCGAGGTGTCCGCGGTCGGCCTGCCCGCGGTGTTCGTCCCGCTGCCCTACGGCAACGGCGAGCAGGCGGTCAACGCCCGGCCCGCGGTCGACGCCGGTGCCGGGCTGATGGTCGACGACGCCGACCTCACCCCCGCCAAGGTCGCGGAGCTGGTGATCCCGCTGGTGTCCGACGCCGACCGGGTCGCGAAGATGAGCGCGGCCGCGGTCGGCCTCGGTCACCGCGAGGCCGACGAGACCCTTGCCAAGATCGTGCTGGAGGCCGCAGGTGCCTGA
- a CDS encoding TetR/AcrR family transcriptional regulator: MDFERSLDLLWRDRGEARQPTRGRKPKLTLDQVIATAVALADRAGEATVSMSQIAKELGAGTMTLYTYVPGKTELLDLMVDSVLAERNLPGPGDPRPDGWREQVWLYAERTLAVFRAHPWLRSTSMVRPVLGPGLMAGQEYVIAAVSDIGLEPRKAAAAANSIEIYVQANATLFAETAQVEQETGESTDAWWGQRSVFWEKYFDVSRHPAMTRIWESGGYDADTCEAADETFAFGLERMLDGIEALVTR; this comes from the coding sequence ATGGACTTCGAGCGCAGCCTCGATCTGTTGTGGCGTGACCGCGGCGAAGCCCGGCAGCCGACCAGGGGACGCAAGCCCAAACTGACCCTCGACCAGGTGATCGCCACCGCCGTCGCACTGGCCGACCGCGCGGGCGAGGCGACCGTGTCGATGAGCCAGATCGCCAAGGAACTCGGCGCCGGCACGATGACGCTCTACACCTACGTCCCCGGCAAGACGGAACTGCTCGATCTCATGGTCGACTCCGTGCTCGCCGAACGAAACCTCCCCGGCCCCGGCGATCCGCGTCCGGACGGCTGGCGCGAGCAGGTGTGGCTCTACGCCGAGCGCACCCTGGCCGTGTTCCGGGCGCATCCGTGGCTGCGGTCGACGTCGATGGTGCGGCCGGTGCTCGGGCCCGGGCTGATGGCGGGCCAGGAGTACGTGATCGCGGCGGTGTCGGACATCGGGCTGGAGCCGCGCAAGGCGGCCGCGGCCGCGAACAGCATCGAGATCTACGTGCAGGCCAACGCGACGCTCTTCGCCGAAACGGCGCAGGTCGAGCAGGAGACCGGGGAGTCGACGGACGCGTGGTGGGGGCAGCGCTCGGTGTTCTGGGAGAAGTACTTCGACGTGTCGCGGCATCCGGCGATGACGCGGATCTGGGAGAGCGGCGGCTACGACGCGGACACCTGCGAAGCCGCCGACGAGACCTTCGCGTTCGGGCTGGAACGCATGCTGGACGGTATCGAAGCCCTCGTCACCCGCTGA
- the murC gene encoding UDP-N-acetylmuramate--L-alanine ligase codes for MPDQLPDTLTRAHLIGIGGAGMSGIARILLARGAQVSGSDAKESRAFLSLRAQGAEIAVGQRAENLDAFPEGPSSVIVSTAIKDDNPELMAARERGITVLHRAEALAGLMEGHRVACIAGTHGKTSTTSMLTVALQQCRLDPSFAIGGDLNESGANAHHGEGGIFVAEADESDGSFLAYSPSVAVVTNVEPDHLDHHGTAEAYVSVFSDFLGRIVPGGLLVVCGDDEGASELGARASEQGIRVRRYGRSVTGPDDARILDFAPAPDGGVVRISLQGEEIVLRVAVPGEHMALNAIAALLAGIELGAPVEGLAEGLAAFGGVRRRFEFKGRAGDVRVYDDYAHHPTEVDAQLRAVRTAAGSGRVIVVFQPHLYSRTKTFSKEFAAALSLADEVVVLDVFGAREKPEPGVSGALIAEGISGVPVHYQPAFDVAAKLAADLVKPGDLLVTMGAGDVTQLGPEILAELDRRAG; via the coding sequence GTGCCTGACCAACTCCCCGACACGCTGACGCGTGCCCACCTGATCGGGATCGGCGGCGCCGGGATGAGCGGTATCGCCCGGATCCTGCTGGCCCGCGGCGCCCAGGTGTCCGGCTCCGACGCCAAGGAGTCGCGCGCGTTCCTTTCGTTGCGTGCCCAGGGCGCCGAGATCGCCGTCGGCCAGCGCGCCGAAAACCTCGACGCGTTCCCCGAAGGCCCGTCCTCGGTGATCGTGTCGACCGCGATCAAGGACGACAACCCGGAACTGATGGCCGCGCGGGAACGCGGGATCACCGTGCTGCACCGCGCCGAGGCGCTGGCCGGGCTGATGGAGGGGCACCGCGTCGCCTGCATCGCCGGGACGCACGGCAAGACGTCGACGACGTCGATGCTGACCGTCGCGCTGCAGCAGTGCCGTCTCGACCCGTCGTTCGCCATCGGCGGCGACCTCAACGAGTCGGGCGCCAACGCGCACCACGGCGAGGGCGGGATCTTCGTCGCCGAGGCCGACGAGAGCGACGGGTCGTTCCTGGCCTACTCGCCGTCGGTCGCCGTGGTGACCAACGTCGAACCGGATCACCTGGACCACCACGGCACGGCCGAGGCCTACGTGTCGGTGTTCAGCGACTTCCTCGGCCGGATCGTGCCGGGCGGGCTGCTCGTCGTCTGCGGTGACGACGAGGGCGCCTCGGAGCTGGGCGCACGGGCGTCCGAGCAGGGCATCCGTGTCCGCCGCTACGGGCGTTCGGTCACCGGCCCCGACGACGCCAGGATCCTGGACTTCGCGCCCGCCCCGGACGGCGGCGTCGTCCGGATCTCGTTGCAGGGCGAGGAGATCGTCCTCCGGGTCGCGGTGCCGGGCGAACACATGGCGCTGAACGCGATCGCCGCGCTGCTGGCCGGGATCGAGCTCGGCGCGCCGGTCGAAGGACTGGCCGAAGGTCTCGCCGCGTTCGGCGGTGTCCGGCGGCGGTTCGAGTTCAAGGGCCGCGCGGGCGACGTCCGGGTGTACGACGACTACGCGCACCACCCCACCGAGGTCGACGCCCAGCTGCGCGCGGTGCGGACCGCCGCCGGCTCGGGCCGGGTCATCGTGGTCTTCCAGCCGCATCTGTACTCGCGCACGAAGACGTTCTCGAAGGAGTTCGCGGCCGCGCTGTCGCTGGCCGACGAGGTCGTCGTGCTGGACGTCTTCGGGGCGCGCGAGAAGCCGGAGCCCGGCGTGAGCGGCGCGCTCATCGCCGAGGGGATCTCCGGTGTCCCCGTGCACTACCAGCCCGCGTTCGACGTCGCGGCGAAGCTCGCGGCGGACCTGGTCAAACCCGGCGACCTGCTGGTGACCATGGGCGCCGGCGACGTCACGCAGCTCGGCCCGGAGATCCTGGCCGAACTGGACCGGCGGGCGGGATAA
- a CDS encoding MFS transporter, with protein MRSRYRLAAYLTGATVARTGDELSGPALLLLSMGVDGSAATGSALLAGLTISAAAGGPLLGALLDRSPRPGRLLAWALLAYAGGLGAVLALVGLPAAIVVAVAAGLLNPALAGGWTAQLPHVRGAIPLERASTLDAMTFTAASLAGPGLAGLVAAYAGAPAAVALAITLVAAAFPAAWSLPATDAKPTRPIRRQLADGFAVLFRNRALLRATATSTVSFVGIGIAVVCYPLLGAQRLGNPGFGALLLTVLAAASLVANAVLARRPPPPDRTVLASTVLLGASFLLAAAGHDVVPLLAAAVLAGFAEGPQLSALFAIRHREAPTAVRAQVFTTAASVKITGLAAGAAVAGPLSALSVTAALGAAAGCQLLAAATYVLVRTPGRARTPSPARAA; from the coding sequence ATGAGAAGCCGTTACAGGCTCGCCGCCTACCTGACCGGCGCGACGGTCGCCAGGACCGGCGACGAGCTGTCCGGACCGGCGTTGCTCCTGCTCAGTATGGGCGTCGACGGCTCGGCCGCCACCGGATCCGCGCTGCTCGCGGGCCTGACGATCTCCGCGGCGGCGGGCGGGCCGCTGCTCGGGGCCCTGCTCGACCGCAGTCCCCGGCCGGGACGGCTGCTGGCGTGGGCACTGCTCGCGTACGCGGGCGGGCTCGGCGCGGTACTCGCGCTGGTCGGACTCCCGGCGGCGATCGTGGTGGCCGTCGCGGCCGGGCTGCTCAACCCCGCGTTGGCCGGCGGGTGGACGGCGCAGCTGCCGCACGTCCGCGGCGCGATACCGCTGGAGCGGGCGAGCACGCTGGACGCGATGACATTCACCGCCGCGAGCCTCGCCGGGCCGGGACTCGCCGGGCTCGTGGCCGCGTACGCCGGCGCCCCGGCTGCCGTGGCGCTCGCGATCACGCTGGTCGCGGCGGCCTTCCCCGCCGCGTGGTCGCTACCCGCCACCGACGCGAAGCCGACGAGACCGATCCGCCGTCAGCTCGCCGACGGGTTCGCGGTCCTCTTCCGCAATCGCGCGCTGCTGCGGGCCACCGCGACGTCCACGGTGTCCTTCGTCGGCATCGGGATCGCCGTGGTCTGCTATCCGCTGCTCGGCGCCCAACGGCTGGGGAATCCGGGATTCGGCGCGCTCCTGCTCACCGTGCTGGCCGCCGCGTCACTGGTCGCGAACGCCGTGCTGGCCCGCAGGCCACCGCCGCCGGATCGCACCGTGCTCGCCAGTACGGTCCTGCTGGGCGCGAGCTTCCTGCTCGCGGCGGCAGGCCACGACGTGGTGCCCCTGCTGGCAGCCGCCGTGCTCGCCGGATTCGCCGAGGGGCCGCAGCTTTCGGCGCTGTTCGCCATCCGGCATCGGGAAGCGCCCACGGCGGTGCGGGCACAGGTTTTCACGACGGCGGCGAGCGTGAAAATCACCGGGCTCGCGGCCGGAGCCGCGGTCGCGGGACCGTTGAGCGCACTCTCCGTAACCGCCGCGCTGGGGGCGGCGGCGGGCTGCCAGCTCCTCGCGGCCGCGACGTATGTACTGGTCAGAACGCCCGGGCGGGCTAGAACGCCATCGCCTGCGCGCGCCGCTTGA
- a CDS encoding cell division protein FtsQ/DivIB, translated as MPQTGERRRPAEPGRRPRSERVKRTPRAERTRRLKERRGRRSVDDRRRSARPNRHKELRRRWVALLSVLTAVALVYLLWFSSMLGVQQVEVVGAGSVPADQIRAAAAVPDQKPMLRLDTDEIRDKVAQMPGIATVDVSRSWPSTLEITVTERTAIAFFDSGPGGDGVHLVDGGGVVFKTVKERPAGLPELKLPLVSADDPVTRAVTGVLGVIPQQLLKQVTTATAKTPGSVEFALADGKTVRWGTSADTERKAKVLAALLTREGKVFDVSAPTCPPSPDAFRPLNAVVRDANYRIQRTKRGVQRVTRASIPSSMRSSPNAKVSSAASQVSAS; from the coding sequence ATGCCACAGACCGGGGAACGCCGCCGCCCGGCCGAACCCGGTCGGCGTCCGCGCTCCGAACGGGTCAAGCGGACCCCACGGGCCGAACGGACTCGACGGCTGAAGGAACGGCGCGGCAGGCGGTCGGTCGACGACCGCCGCCGTTCCGCCCGGCCGAACCGGCACAAGGAGCTGCGGCGGCGCTGGGTCGCGCTGCTTTCGGTGCTGACCGCCGTCGCGCTGGTCTACCTGTTGTGGTTCAGCTCGATGCTGGGGGTGCAGCAGGTCGAGGTCGTCGGGGCGGGCTCCGTGCCCGCGGACCAGATCCGCGCCGCGGCGGCGGTGCCGGACCAGAAGCCGATGCTGCGCCTGGACACCGACGAGATCCGGGACAAGGTGGCGCAGATGCCCGGCATCGCCACCGTCGACGTCTCCCGGTCGTGGCCGAGCACCCTCGAGATCACCGTGACCGAACGGACCGCCATCGCGTTCTTCGACAGCGGACCCGGCGGCGACGGCGTGCACCTCGTCGACGGCGGGGGAGTGGTGTTCAAAACCGTCAAGGAACGGCCCGCCGGGCTGCCCGAGCTCAAGCTTCCCTTGGTCTCGGCCGACGACCCGGTGACCCGCGCGGTGACCGGCGTCCTCGGGGTGATCCCGCAGCAGTTGCTCAAGCAGGTCACCACCGCGACGGCGAAGACCCCCGGCAGCGTCGAGTTCGCGCTGGCCGACGGGAAGACCGTGCGGTGGGGGACCTCGGCCGACACCGAACGCAAGGCGAAGGTCCTGGCCGCGCTGCTAACCCGTGAGGGCAAGGTCTTCGACGTCTCGGCCCCGACCTGCCCACCGTCTCCTGACGCGTTTCGTCCTCTGAATGCGGTAGTTCGCGACGCCAACTACCGCATTCAGAGGACGAAACGCGGGGTTCAGCGGGTGACGAGGGCTTCGATACCGTCCAGCATGCGTTCCAGCCCGAACGCGAAGGTCTCGTCGGCGGCTTCGCAGGTGTCCGCGTCGTAG
- a CDS encoding PASTA domain-containing protein produces MTRTDPTLVGTLLEGRYRVDKLLARGGMSSVYRGVDTRLDRQVAIKIMDPRFADDRSFVERFEREARSAARLHHPHVVAVHDQGFDTPGGEESGRAFLVMELVDGGTLRELLAERGPLDVALALSITEPVLSALAAAHAAGLVHRDVKPENVLIGRGGTALSGGVVKVGDFGLVRAVASAGTTSSSVILGTVAYVSPEQVATGATTSRGDVYSAGILLYEMLTGRPPYTGDTALSVAYRHVNDDVPRPSELRPGIPPQLDELILRATRRDPEQRPADAAAFLAELNHLRTVLGVPAVPVPVPLPADADRETDAERTTPGIPAVPAVAPAAAATTVLPPVAEATLPVTGPRGTQALHREPQIPAAQPPRTPPPRPKPAADDEQPASRKRLYLMIAAAVLVLGGLIGAFAFILNDSGPTSSSVPKLAGMNQAAAGDALRSAKLTPAYTEEYSDTAAQHTVIRSDPAEGTSLAPGATVNVVLSKGRPIVPDIQAGTSQQDAETAIKAAQLTPVQGEQEYSDVAKNKVVRVDPSPGSQLNIGGQVTIILSKGPEPLPPVPDVTGQSKEAAFQILQQAGFQPFQAGEEFSDQFAAGQVIRTDPKGGGKASNRRIGVFVSNAVEVPNVTFKRMEEAIQILKQAGLEPDRQGRGNGNGHGGGNGGFDFVLEQDPQPGTKVPKGTKVKIKGFG; encoded by the coding sequence GTGACACGCACGGACCCCACGCTGGTGGGCACTCTGCTCGAGGGCCGCTACCGGGTGGACAAGCTGCTCGCACGCGGTGGGATGTCGTCGGTGTACCGCGGCGTCGACACCCGCCTGGACCGCCAGGTCGCCATCAAGATCATGGACCCGCGGTTCGCCGACGACAGGTCCTTCGTCGAACGCTTCGAACGGGAAGCCCGTTCGGCGGCCCGGCTGCACCACCCGCACGTGGTGGCGGTGCACGACCAGGGCTTCGACACCCCCGGCGGCGAGGAGTCCGGCCGCGCGTTCCTGGTGATGGAGCTCGTCGACGGCGGAACCCTGCGCGAACTGCTCGCCGAACGCGGTCCCCTGGACGTCGCGCTCGCGCTGAGCATCACCGAACCGGTCCTTTCGGCACTGGCCGCGGCGCACGCCGCCGGTCTGGTGCACCGCGACGTCAAACCGGAGAACGTCCTCATCGGCCGCGGCGGGACCGCGCTTTCGGGCGGCGTGGTCAAGGTCGGCGACTTCGGGCTGGTCCGCGCGGTCGCGAGTGCGGGCACCACGAGTTCGAGCGTCATCCTCGGCACCGTCGCCTACGTCTCGCCCGAGCAGGTCGCGACCGGCGCGACCACCTCGCGTGGCGACGTCTACTCGGCCGGGATCCTGCTGTACGAGATGCTCACCGGACGCCCGCCGTACACCGGCGACACCGCGCTCTCGGTGGCGTACCGGCACGTCAACGACGACGTCCCGCGCCCGAGCGAGCTGCGCCCGGGGATCCCGCCGCAGCTGGACGAGCTGATCCTGCGCGCCACGCGCCGCGACCCCGAGCAGCGCCCGGCCGACGCCGCGGCGTTCCTCGCCGAGCTGAACCACCTGCGCACCGTCCTCGGTGTCCCGGCGGTCCCGGTGCCCGTGCCGTTGCCCGCCGACGCCGACCGGGAGACCGACGCCGAGCGCACCACTCCCGGTATCCCCGCCGTTCCCGCGGTGGCCCCGGCCGCCGCCGCCACGACCGTGCTGCCCCCGGTCGCCGAGGCGACCCTGCCGGTCACCGGGCCGCGCGGAACGCAGGCGCTGCACCGCGAGCCGCAGATCCCCGCCGCGCAGCCGCCCCGCACGCCTCCCCCGCGGCCCAAACCGGCGGCGGACGACGAGCAGCCGGCGTCGCGCAAACGTCTCTACCTGATGATCGCGGCCGCTGTTCTGGTCCTCGGCGGGCTGATCGGCGCGTTCGCCTTCATCCTCAACGACTCCGGCCCGACGTCGTCGTCGGTGCCGAAGCTGGCCGGGATGAACCAGGCCGCCGCCGGCGACGCGCTCCGGTCGGCGAAGCTGACCCCGGCCTACACCGAGGAGTACAGCGACACCGCCGCCCAGCACACGGTGATCCGCTCCGACCCGGCGGAGGGCACGTCGCTCGCGCCGGGCGCCACGGTCAACGTCGTGCTGTCGAAGGGCCGTCCGATCGTGCCGGACATCCAGGCCGGGACGAGCCAGCAGGACGCGGAGACGGCGATCAAGGCAGCGCAGCTGACCCCGGTCCAGGGCGAGCAGGAGTACAGCGACGTCGCCAAGAACAAGGTGGTCCGCGTCGACCCGAGCCCCGGTTCGCAGCTGAACATCGGCGGGCAGGTCACGATCATCCTGTCGAAGGGCCCCGAGCCGCTGCCGCCGGTGCCGGACGTCACGGGCCAGAGCAAGGAGGCGGCGTTCCAGATCCTGCAGCAGGCCGGCTTCCAGCCGTTCCAGGCGGGCGAGGAGTTCTCCGACCAGTTCGCCGCCGGTCAGGTGATCCGCACCGACCCGAAGGGCGGCGGCAAGGCGAGCAACCGCCGGATCGGCGTGTTCGTTTCGAACGCCGTCGAAGTACCGAACGTGACCTTCAAACGGATGGAGGAGGCGATCCAGATCCTGAAACAGGCGGGTCTGGAGCCGGACCGTCAGGGTCGCGGAAACGGGAACGGTCACGGCGGCGGAAACGGTGGTTTCGACTTCGTCCTGGAGCAGGATCCGCAGCCGGGCACCAAGGTGCCGAAGGGCACGAAGGTGAAGATCAAGGGCTTCGGGTGA
- a CDS encoding Rv2175c family DNA-binding protein, whose product MSGIPVADDVLDADVAVLPLPEVATALNVSANKVRQMLRDGHLIAVRRKGELYVPVAFLVKDGVVKGLAGTITVLADSGFSRTEMLRWLFAEDETLPGTTPVNALRTSHGTEVKRRAQAMAF is encoded by the coding sequence GTGAGTGGTATTCCCGTCGCCGACGACGTTCTCGATGCCGATGTGGCCGTTCTCCCGCTTCCGGAGGTCGCGACCGCGCTGAACGTTTCGGCCAACAAGGTCCGCCAGATGCTGCGCGACGGCCACCTGATCGCCGTCCGGCGCAAGGGCGAGCTGTACGTCCCTGTCGCGTTCCTCGTGAAGGACGGCGTGGTCAAGGGCCTGGCGGGCACCATCACCGTGCTCGCGGATTCCGGGTTCAGCCGGACGGAGATGCTGCGCTGGCTCTTCGCCGAGGACGAGACCCTGCCCGGGACCACCCCGGTCAACGCGCTCCGCACCAGCCACGGCACCGAGGTCAAGCGGCGCGCGCAGGCGATGGCGTTCTAG
- a CDS encoding NAD(P)H-binding protein, with the protein MTILVTGATGSVGRLLVDELVEAGAPVRALTVNPAKAALPEQVEVAKGYLGKPETLPEALEGIETVYLAPLAAKVDDFVKLAKEAGVRRVVALSGSNADDPAENSSGVDYAIIEKAVQAAGFDWTFLRPGAFMNNTLGWAETIKAERVVREAYPESRMTPIDLADIAAVAAHVILTEGHVGKKHTLSGPTAISQREQVAAISAALGEEVVFQELTREEANKQWAAAGIPAEIAEWLLDGFAYFTENPDKPTGVVQELTGRPGVTYAEWAVANVEAFR; encoded by the coding sequence GTGACGATCCTGGTGACCGGTGCGACCGGAAGCGTCGGCAGGCTGCTCGTCGACGAACTGGTGGAGGCCGGGGCGCCGGTGCGGGCGCTGACCGTCAACCCGGCGAAGGCGGCGCTGCCCGAGCAGGTGGAGGTCGCCAAGGGCTACCTGGGCAAGCCGGAGACGCTGCCGGAAGCCCTCGAAGGCATCGAGACCGTGTACCTGGCGCCGCTCGCGGCCAAGGTGGACGACTTCGTGAAGCTGGCGAAGGAGGCCGGAGTGCGCCGCGTGGTGGCGCTGTCGGGCAGCAACGCCGACGACCCGGCGGAGAACTCGAGCGGCGTGGACTACGCGATCATCGAAAAGGCCGTCCAGGCGGCGGGTTTCGACTGGACGTTCCTGCGGCCGGGCGCGTTCATGAACAACACCCTCGGCTGGGCCGAGACGATCAAGGCCGAGCGGGTGGTCCGCGAGGCCTACCCCGAATCCCGGATGACGCCGATCGACCTCGCGGACATCGCCGCCGTCGCGGCGCACGTCATCCTGACCGAGGGACACGTCGGCAAGAAGCACACGCTGAGCGGGCCGACGGCGATCAGCCAGCGCGAACAGGTCGCCGCCATCTCGGCCGCGCTCGGCGAAGAGGTGGTCTTCCAGGAACTCACGAGGGAAGAGGCGAACAAGCAGTGGGCCGCTGCCGGCATCCCGGCGGAGATCGCCGAATGGCTCCTCGACGGCTTCGCGTACTTCACCGAGAACCCCGACAAGCCGACCGGCGTGGTGCAGGAGCTCACCGGACGGCCGGGCGTCACCTACGCGGAGTGGGCGGTGGCGAACGTCGAAGCGTTCCGCTGA